One genomic window of Synergistes jonesii includes the following:
- a CDS encoding Txe/YoeB family addiction module toxin, with amino-acid sequence MVSYSVVYTKKAAADIPNLKAAGLDKKALALIDIIRSDPFRSPPPYEKLLGDMQGAYSRRINLKHRLVYEVDKERNTVKIISMCSHYDF; translated from the coding sequence ATGGTAAGCTACTCTGTCGTCTATACGAAGAAGGCGGCCGCGGATATTCCTAATTTAAAGGCCGCAGGATTAGATAAAAAGGCGCTTGCCCTGATAGACATCATCAGAAGCGACCCATTTCGGTCGCCTCCGCCGTATGAAAAGCTCTTAGGCGATATGCAGGGAGCTTATTCCAGGCGTATCAATCTCAAACACCGCCTGGTGTACGAGGTGGACAAGGAGCGCAATACGGTAAAAATCATCAGTATGTGCTCTCATTATGATTTTTAA
- a CDS encoding type II toxin-antitoxin system Phd/YefM family antitoxin, translated as MLNTNVTNFRRNIFALLEQTIKYNEPVNVSTKDGNAVVISEEDYNDLIETLYISSIPGMKEKIVEGLNTPLEECIAEDKVSW; from the coding sequence ATGCTGAATACCAACGTCACAAATTTCAGACGGAATATTTTCGCTCTGCTGGAACAGACCATAAAGTATAACGAGCCGGTGAACGTCAGCACGAAAGACGGGAACGCCGTAGTCATCAGCGAGGAGGATTACAACGATCTTATAGAGACATTGTACATCTCCTCTATCCCGGGCATGAAGGAGAAGATCGTTGAAGGGCTGAATACCCCGCTGGAGGAGTGTATAGCGGAAGATAAGGTGTCATGGTAA
- a CDS encoding flavin reductase family protein — translation MKRTKIRAAVLPALAALLLCAASASAETLKFTGSPGFLLSPIMVVGVYTPEGNTNFATFHRGGVVSSGADGGEMRVAFGINNSERSYTYRCLKASGACTINLPSVKYMSEAALFGHFSGRPLSGDAPLLPANGGYQDKLAPTGLTARKGEAVNAPMIEEFPISLECELEDEVAVSGGRPNRLMILKVKKVWADEAYIDAGGKINPLNDATDSSIVFYSNSTSASGGFYGYGEFVGKSGEVSKPYKDDKPGHGGGSSSGCNAGAGALALLALAPLALRRKK, via the coding sequence ATGAAACGCACGAAAATTCGCGCCGCCGTACTGCCGGCTCTGGCCGCCCTGCTTCTCTGCGCCGCCTCCGCATCGGCGGAGACGCTGAAATTCACAGGCTCGCCAGGTTTTCTGCTATCGCCCATAATGGTGGTCGGCGTTTACACGCCTGAGGGGAATACCAACTTCGCCACGTTCCACCGCGGCGGCGTCGTCTCCTCCGGCGCGGATGGCGGAGAGATGCGCGTCGCCTTCGGCATCAACAACTCGGAGCGGAGCTACACTTATCGGTGCCTGAAGGCCTCCGGCGCCTGCACGATCAACCTGCCCTCGGTGAAGTATATGTCCGAGGCGGCGCTCTTCGGCCACTTCTCCGGGCGCCCCCTCTCGGGGGACGCGCCGCTTCTGCCGGCGAACGGCGGCTACCAGGATAAGCTCGCGCCCACCGGCCTGACGGCCCGAAAGGGCGAGGCCGTGAACGCCCCGATGATCGAAGAGTTCCCCATCTCGCTGGAGTGCGAGCTTGAGGATGAAGTAGCCGTCTCCGGAGGACGTCCGAACCGCCTGATGATTCTAAAGGTCAAAAAGGTATGGGCCGACGAAGCCTACATCGACGCGGGGGGCAAGATAAACCCGCTTAACGACGCGACGGATTCTTCGATAGTCTTCTATTCCAATTCGACGTCCGCGAGCGGCGGATTCTACGGCTACGGAGAATTCGTCGGCAAGTCCGGCGAGGTCTCCAAGCCGTACAAGGACGATAAGCCGGGCCACGGCGGAGGAAGTTCGAGCGGCTGCAACGCCGGCGCCGGCGCATTGGCGCTGCTGGCGCTGGCGCCCTTAGCGCTGCGCAGGAAGAAGTAA
- a CDS encoding Synerg-CTERM sorting domain-containing protein — MKRVRTVSALAAALLLIFALAAAAAPRSVTIEEFECDGMKCGDFTYYTYFAKLDENGRMSTPCWYPGDRQEPAAPPTAELLAPFIPAGYTGDVVAETFYRVKFNEKTDAPGHMPAGGYEIMAYDMPPEWQAEMNSADLFIIVDSEGKAVSADHRLGQYAGNYAVTLAQDYAYSPSIYAVKLTHTPLPKYSLTASAGANGAVTPAEAEIEEGYSQDFEIKANEGYLIKSLTLDGAAVKEAIGLGAYVLKLENVTATHKIAAEFEPAPLPTFAITASAGENGTITPSGEVTVEQGTAQKFEIKASEGYVIDKLTVDGKEDEEASGKESFSFTFENVTETHTIAADFKRAHSGGGGGGGCNAGLGALSLLALLPLALRRKK; from the coding sequence ATGAAAAGAGTAAGAACAGTATCAGCACTGGCGGCAGCGCTTCTGCTCATCTTTGCGCTTGCCGCGGCGGCCGCGCCAAGAAGCGTGACCATCGAGGAATTCGAGTGCGACGGCATGAAATGCGGCGACTTTACATACTACACATACTTTGCAAAGCTGGACGAGAACGGCAGGATGAGCACGCCTTGCTGGTATCCCGGCGACCGGCAGGAGCCGGCGGCACCGCCTACAGCCGAGCTGCTTGCGCCATTCATACCGGCGGGATACACCGGCGACGTAGTGGCCGAGACCTTTTACAGGGTGAAATTTAATGAAAAGACGGATGCCCCCGGGCACATGCCGGCCGGCGGTTACGAGATCATGGCTTATGATATGCCTCCGGAGTGGCAGGCTGAGATGAACAGCGCCGATCTTTTCATTATCGTCGACTCCGAGGGCAAGGCAGTTTCGGCGGACCACCGTCTGGGGCAATATGCCGGCAACTACGCCGTCACCCTGGCTCAAGACTACGCGTACAGCCCTTCGATATACGCAGTGAAGTTGACGCACACACCGCTGCCGAAGTACTCGCTGACGGCGTCGGCCGGAGCAAACGGCGCGGTGACTCCGGCGGAAGCCGAAATCGAAGAAGGTTATTCCCAGGATTTTGAAATAAAGGCAAACGAAGGATACCTGATAAAAAGCCTGACGTTAGACGGCGCCGCGGTAAAGGAAGCCATCGGCCTGGGCGCTTATGTTTTAAAGCTTGAAAACGTCACGGCGACGCACAAGATAGCGGCCGAATTCGAACCTGCGCCGCTTCCGACATTTGCAATAACAGCGTCGGCCGGCGAAAACGGCACGATCACGCCATCAGGCGAAGTGACTGTCGAGCAGGGCACAGCGCAGAAATTCGAAATAAAGGCAAGCGAAGGATATGTGATAGACAAACTGACAGTCGACGGCAAAGAAGACGAAGAGGCCTCCGGCAAAGAGAGCTTCTCCTTCACTTTTGAAAATGTCACAGAGACCCACACGATAGCTGCCGATTTCAAACGCGCGCATTCGGGAGGCGGCGGGGGCGGCGGCTGCAACGCGGGCTTGGGCGCGCTTTCGCTGCTTGCGCTTCTCCCATTGGCGCTGCGCAGGAAAAAGTAA
- a CDS encoding helix-turn-helix transcriptional regulator: MAKKALSSLNDPEKRAKNILPFKEENRTFTLALLVQKKVESAQRNPGRKKLILESWGRGIEKICNALKSEYLPMPEDRVVRVTNKVTDRESQVLQYLMEDPGYTMPLLANKMGVSRKSIAGYLKALKEKMSPEAVQGLFDR, encoded by the coding sequence GTGGCAAAAAAGGCGCTTTCATCTCTTAACGATCCGGAGAAAAGGGCAAAGAATATCCTGCCCTTCAAGGAAGAGAACAGAACATTTACATTGGCATTACTCGTGCAGAAAAAAGTCGAATCCGCTCAGCGTAATCCAGGGAGAAAGAAGCTGATACTTGAAAGCTGGGGGCGAGGGATAGAAAAGATATGCAATGCTTTGAAATCTGAATATCTTCCAATGCCGGAAGATCGTGTCGTCAGGGTGACTAACAAGGTGACTGATCGCGAGAGCCAAGTGTTGCAGTACCTGATGGAAGATCCCGGATATACAATGCCGCTGCTTGCAAATAAAATGGGCGTGAGTCGTAAATCTATTGCAGGTTATCTGAAAGCTTTGAAAGAAAAAATGTCGCCGGAAGCCGTACAGGGCCTATTTGACAGATAA
- a CDS encoding TonB-dependent receptor plug domain-containing protein translates to MQKKMYLVLLLLLSFAPLTAPPPRICAAEEPVRLPEERVTADSEEEDKLLLSPGTVSVIKPQEMKGEQKNLPELLKQVPGLHVIELKGRGAYTTVSVRGSTPSQVAVYVDGVLMNLGSEAAVDLSTIPVENVERIEVYRGYIPARFGGASMGGVINIITKKPDDRGGGTLLAGGGSYGRFLANAAYSTKLGDGALFVGVTRDQARGDFTYLNTRNEYDQNDDYEVKRKNNSYQNSDALVKWQNENWTIEGAWKRNDRDLPLPVMGIESDRYWEPTAVQVTDQWNFAATHRRKIGELDLGVRLEYLRQEKKYDDPKDGDNQFGLPGSSYKHNRYETDRYGVAIDGSLPAGDSHLLEFLWNWYDETLRTKGDVINYFAGIEKHTRYAWNGQVQDTISIGAKDKFWLTPIIRWNHADGRTEFSGGAALNYKFDEHWSAKVTYGGYNRAPNMYELYGDGAFVIPNPRLDWEEGTQWDAGVTWKGDLFKGRSEVTLTYFGSHVDNLIEYFVVNPRYARYENVGKAHIKGLELEGSIKWDDWEVYGSATWMDAVNKTPGAYDGMRIPNRPEYEGFLRVARNNLLKNKRLSAFAEARYIGNNFYDRNQEVKQDDLLTFGVGLCYSIKDDLKLVVGVDDIFDKGPDVLFLAEGYGPDRTMWYPLQGRTFYASLIWTF, encoded by the coding sequence TTGCAGAAGAAAATGTATCTCGTACTTTTGCTCCTTTTATCGTTCGCCCCGCTAACGGCGCCGCCGCCCCGCATATGCGCCGCGGAGGAGCCGGTGCGGCTGCCAGAGGAGCGGGTCACGGCGGACTCCGAAGAAGAGGACAAGCTGCTCCTCTCGCCCGGCACCGTCTCCGTCATCAAGCCCCAGGAGATGAAGGGGGAGCAGAAAAACCTTCCCGAACTTCTCAAGCAGGTCCCGGGGCTGCACGTGATAGAGCTCAAGGGGCGCGGCGCCTATACTACCGTCTCCGTGCGCGGCAGCACGCCGTCGCAGGTGGCCGTATACGTCGACGGCGTACTGATGAACCTGGGCAGCGAGGCGGCCGTCGACCTCTCCACGATCCCCGTGGAAAACGTCGAGCGTATCGAAGTCTACCGCGGCTACATCCCGGCGCGCTTCGGCGGCGCGTCGATGGGCGGCGTAATCAACATCATAACGAAAAAGCCCGACGACAGGGGCGGCGGCACGCTGCTTGCAGGCGGCGGCTCCTACGGCCGCTTTCTCGCAAACGCCGCCTACAGCACGAAATTGGGGGACGGCGCGCTCTTCGTCGGCGTAACGCGCGACCAGGCGAGGGGAGACTTCACATACCTCAACACCCGTAACGAATACGACCAGAACGACGACTACGAGGTCAAACGCAAAAACAACTCCTACCAGAACAGCGACGCGCTCGTCAAATGGCAGAACGAAAACTGGACCATAGAAGGTGCGTGGAAGCGCAACGACCGCGACCTGCCTCTGCCGGTGATGGGCATAGAGAGCGACAGATACTGGGAGCCGACCGCCGTGCAGGTCACAGACCAGTGGAACTTTGCGGCGACGCACCGCCGCAAGATAGGAGAGCTCGACCTCGGCGTCCGCCTCGAATACCTGCGTCAGGAGAAAAAATACGACGACCCTAAAGACGGCGACAACCAGTTCGGACTGCCCGGCTCGTCGTATAAACACAACAGATACGAGACTGACCGCTACGGCGTCGCGATAGACGGCTCCCTGCCGGCGGGGGACAGCCACCTCTTGGAATTCCTCTGGAACTGGTACGACGAAACGCTCCGCACCAAGGGCGACGTCATAAACTACTTCGCCGGAATTGAAAAACATACGCGCTACGCCTGGAACGGGCAGGTACAGGACACGATAAGCATAGGCGCCAAAGATAAATTCTGGCTCACGCCGATAATACGCTGGAACCACGCCGACGGCCGCACCGAATTTTCCGGCGGGGCGGCGCTCAACTACAAATTCGACGAACATTGGAGCGCGAAAGTTACATACGGCGGCTACAACCGCGCGCCCAACATGTACGAACTCTACGGCGACGGCGCCTTCGTCATACCTAATCCGCGGCTCGACTGGGAGGAGGGGACGCAGTGGGACGCCGGCGTCACCTGGAAGGGAGACCTGTTCAAAGGCAGAAGCGAAGTCACCCTCACATATTTTGGCAGCCATGTGGACAACCTGATAGAATACTTCGTCGTCAATCCGCGCTACGCACGCTATGAGAACGTGGGCAAAGCGCACATCAAGGGCCTTGAGCTGGAAGGCTCGATAAAATGGGACGACTGGGAAGTCTACGGCTCCGCCACCTGGATGGACGCGGTGAACAAAACTCCCGGAGCCTACGACGGCATGAGGATCCCCAACCGCCCCGAATACGAGGGCTTCCTGCGCGTCGCACGCAACAACCTGCTGAAAAACAAGCGGCTCTCGGCCTTCGCCGAGGCGCGCTACATCGGCAACAACTTCTATGACCGCAACCAGGAGGTCAAACAAGACGACCTGCTCACCTTCGGCGTAGGCCTGTGCTACAGCATAAAAGACGACCTCAAACTCGTCGTCGGCGTGGACGACATATTCGACAAGGGGCCGGACGTCCTCTTCCTCGCCGAGGGCTACGGGCCGGACCGTACAATGTGGTACCCGCTGCAGGGGCGCACCTTCTACGCGTCGCTGATATGGACGTTTTAA
- a CDS encoding Synerg-CTERM sorting domain-containing protein, with amino-acid sequence MKKMLFAALCLAALALSARPISAAPSEIVVVDRSEWERFDQRLGVTMGFNMEIDDSNSVTHFPESASWLGRERWTDSYETCNNCGKSFPADISRLTKERLARVIPEKWSGAVTVEVRHAISLPADNASVTEMGGNKIDFPDVVKFEHPLMAPPIGTWDNDVIEFAWERSIYDRELKKDVYIVPDEDLRYTDTPDMIIALDGAGNVHAAERIFGRGIVYDYIPHRPLHYGYQAIYSFLNGTVVFKKEDFPLDLYFVKLSTAQYEISVSADASMGAVTPAGPLKVNHGEDASFTITAKDGCRIAAVIADGRRESTASPFVSEYAFKNVTSNHSLEALFAEASDLPEVSAAPGVTATVADYSNSRGKEAEALERGGFVSGDAAVKIAGDGTEMKEGTFCADEDGYVCTVKLSKECAEVAESGALTLTVKPKAGEKFAVGRSYYALVLNAKTNYYDLFPAKLNGAGCLEATLKPVGDYAALSTLFVYSGTASPGKEPPTPDTPGGGAGPKSSGGCNAGLGAIALLALAPLALRRKK; translated from the coding sequence ATGAAGAAAATGTTATTTGCGGCTTTATGCCTCGCAGCTCTGGCGCTCTCCGCGCGTCCCATTTCCGCCGCGCCGTCGGAGATCGTCGTCGTCGACAGGAGCGAATGGGAGAGGTTCGACCAGCGCCTGGGCGTAACTATGGGCTTCAACATGGAGATAGACGACAGCAACTCTGTAACGCATTTCCCGGAGAGCGCCTCGTGGCTGGGGAGGGAGAGATGGACGGATTCATATGAAACCTGCAATAACTGTGGTAAGTCGTTCCCGGCTGATATATCACGGCTGACTAAGGAACGTCTGGCGCGCGTCATCCCCGAAAAGTGGAGCGGCGCCGTGACCGTGGAGGTGCGACACGCTATAAGCCTGCCGGCAGATAATGCCTCAGTTACCGAGATGGGAGGCAATAAAATTGATTTTCCCGACGTCGTCAAATTCGAGCATCCGCTGATGGCTCCCCCTATCGGGACCTGGGATAACGACGTAATTGAGTTCGCATGGGAGAGGAGTATCTATGACCGCGAACTTAAAAAGGATGTATACATTGTTCCCGACGAGGACTTAAGATACACGGACACGCCGGATATGATCATCGCGCTCGACGGCGCTGGAAACGTCCACGCGGCGGAGCGGATATTCGGGCGTGGCATAGTGTACGATTATATTCCACACCGCCCTCTCCATTATGGATACCAGGCAATCTATTCATTCCTCAACGGCACCGTCGTCTTTAAGAAGGAGGACTTCCCTCTTGATCTCTATTTCGTCAAGCTCTCCACCGCCCAATATGAGATAAGCGTTTCGGCCGATGCCTCCATGGGCGCCGTGACTCCCGCAGGGCCGCTCAAGGTGAACCACGGCGAGGACGCCTCATTTACGATAACGGCAAAAGACGGCTGCCGCATCGCCGCCGTAATAGCCGACGGCAGGCGCGAAAGCACGGCAAGCCCCTTCGTATCGGAATACGCCTTCAAAAACGTAACGTCGAATCATTCGCTCGAAGCGCTGTTCGCCGAAGCCTCCGATCTGCCGGAGGTAAGCGCCGCTCCCGGCGTCACCGCGACGGTCGCGGACTATTCCAACAGCCGCGGTAAGGAAGCGGAGGCGCTGGAAAGAGGCGGCTTTGTGAGCGGAGACGCCGCCGTGAAGATAGCAGGCGACGGCACGGAAATGAAGGAGGGAACGTTCTGCGCCGACGAGGACGGCTACGTCTGCACGGTGAAATTGTCGAAGGAATGCGCGGAAGTGGCCGAGTCCGGAGCCCTTACGCTGACGGTGAAGCCGAAGGCGGGAGAAAAATTCGCTGTCGGCAGGAGCTATTACGCGCTCGTGCTGAACGCAAAGACGAACTATTACGACCTTTTCCCTGCGAAGCTGAACGGCGCCGGCTGTCTTGAGGCGACGCTTAAGCCGGTGGGCGACTACGCCGCGCTGAGCACGCTCTTCGTTTACTCGGGCACGGCGTCACCCGGCAAAGAGCCGCCAACGCCGGACACGCCCGGCGGAGGCGCCGGCCCGAAGTCGAGCGGCGGCTGCAACGCGGGCCTGGGCGCTATAGCGCTGCTGGCGCTCGCGCCCCTCGCCCTGCGCAGGAAGAAGTAA
- the fic gene encoding protein adenylyltransferase Fic — MILENKLGINTAAELARAEEGISKRKAAEMFESGFLDTLEAGTFSSLAAIHRYLFCEIYGFAGKVRDVDLAKGGFRFASVLYLAAALESIEKMPQRTFEEIIEKYVETNVAHPFREGNGRSARIWLNLILKKELRMVVDWSRVDKDGYLAAMERSPVADADVKKLLRAALTDEIDDRGVYMRGIDASYHYEGYNVYRTEELKSES, encoded by the coding sequence ATGATTCTTGAAAACAAACTCGGCATAAATACGGCCGCGGAACTGGCGAGGGCGGAGGAGGGGATAAGCAAGCGAAAAGCCGCCGAAATGTTTGAAAGCGGATTCCTCGACACGCTCGAAGCCGGAACATTCTCCTCGCTTGCGGCGATACATAGATACCTTTTCTGCGAAATATACGGCTTCGCCGGGAAGGTCAGAGACGTCGACCTCGCAAAGGGCGGCTTTCGCTTCGCTTCCGTGCTGTACCTTGCGGCCGCGCTCGAAAGCATAGAAAAAATGCCTCAGCGGACGTTCGAAGAGATAATCGAAAAATACGTGGAGACGAACGTCGCCCACCCCTTCAGAGAGGGAAACGGGCGCAGCGCGAGGATATGGCTCAACCTGATTTTAAAGAAAGAGCTGCGTATGGTCGTCGACTGGAGCAGGGTCGACAAAGACGGTTATCTTGCCGCGATGGAGCGCAGCCCCGTCGCGGACGCGGATGTCAAAAAGCTGCTCAGGGCGGCCCTCACCGACGAAATCGACGACCGCGGCGTCTATATGAGGGGCATAGACGCGAGTTACCATTACGAAGGGTACAACGTCTACAGGACCGAAGAGCTCAAAAGCGAAAGCTGA
- a CDS encoding flavin reductase family protein, giving the protein MKKIRLLDILACALLFCGAAQAQAAKVAVETTARVLPCTTYLIATYDEKGRPDAAVIDRAGIAETASGNNMIFYISVVPTRQTAKNIEASGAFTVNVMNAGIVGKGDYCGEVSAASDGGYFDKFAVTGLKIEKSETVNAPVLTECPVTLECRLLGTRDFDGGRHRMYLGEVLGYRLEATAPEGDKTKGAEQYDPVKSNAVVYFAGSAEHSGYYKLSAPYGRSGAMYRQKYPDGGGLEPKPSGK; this is encoded by the coding sequence TTGAAAAAAATTCGTTTGCTGGATATTCTCGCCTGCGCGCTGTTATTTTGCGGCGCCGCGCAGGCGCAGGCCGCTAAGGTCGCCGTCGAGACGACGGCGAGGGTGCTGCCGTGCACCACGTATCTGATAGCGACCTACGACGAAAAGGGACGCCCCGACGCCGCCGTCATCGACCGCGCGGGCATCGCCGAGACTGCGTCCGGTAATAATATGATCTTCTACATCTCCGTCGTTCCGACGCGCCAGACCGCGAAGAATATCGAGGCCTCGGGCGCCTTCACCGTGAATGTGATGAACGCCGGCATTGTCGGGAAGGGCGACTACTGCGGAGAAGTTTCGGCCGCGTCTGACGGCGGGTATTTCGACAAGTTCGCCGTCACGGGACTGAAGATCGAGAAGAGCGAGACGGTCAACGCCCCTGTGCTGACGGAGTGCCCGGTGACGCTTGAGTGCCGGCTGCTCGGCACGCGTGATTTCGACGGCGGCCGGCACAGGATGTATCTGGGCGAAGTGCTGGGCTACCGCCTGGAAGCTACGGCGCCGGAGGGCGACAAGACTAAAGGCGCGGAACAGTACGACCCCGTAAAGTCGAATGCTGTCGTCTACTTTGCAGGCAGCGCCGAGCACAGCGGCTACTATAAGCTCAGCGCGCCATACGGACGTTCCGGCGCGATGTATCGGCAGAAATACCCCGACGGCGGCGGCCTTGAGCCGAAACCCTCGGGAAAGTAA
- a CDS encoding NYN domain-containing protein, whose product MRKAAFFIDGFNLYHSLDTRKDFRKYKWLDLWRFSKLILLPNEELADVYYFTAYTDWNPDRKKRHQVYVLMNESVGCKVVLGKFLKKDRTSMVKCNKPCRSGREEFCKKKFTSHEEKMTDVNIAVNIVKAAAMQTYESIYLLSGDNDLRPALETAREISPSLRIRVVLPINAQAKTLMDFCKEHSFKYIRIKQKALSDARFSDPFTVGDTPYSKPAHWN is encoded by the coding sequence TTGAGAAAAGCGGCCTTTTTCATCGACGGCTTCAACCTTTATCATTCGCTTGACACAAGAAAAGACTTTCGCAAATATAAATGGCTCGATCTGTGGCGTTTTTCAAAACTCATCCTCCTTCCAAATGAAGAACTTGCCGACGTTTACTACTTCACGGCCTATACGGATTGGAACCCCGACCGCAAGAAGAGGCACCAGGTTTATGTCCTCATGAATGAAAGCGTCGGCTGCAAGGTCGTTTTAGGAAAATTCCTTAAAAAAGACCGTACCAGCATGGTCAAATGCAACAAGCCCTGCCGCAGCGGGCGCGAAGAATTCTGTAAGAAGAAATTTACATCTCACGAAGAAAAAATGACCGACGTCAATATCGCCGTCAACATAGTCAAGGCCGCAGCCATGCAGACGTATGAATCGATCTATCTTCTCTCCGGAGATAACGACCTGCGCCCCGCTCTTGAAACCGCAAGGGAAATATCCCCGTCTCTGAGAATACGGGTCGTTCTGCCGATAAACGCCCAAGCAAAAACGCTTATGGATTTCTGCAAGGAACATAGCTTCAAATACATCAGAATAAAGCAGAAAGCCTTATCTGACGCCCGGTTCAGCGATCCTTTTACCGTAGGAGACACGCCGTATTCCAAACCTGCGCATTGGAATTGA
- a CDS encoding class I SAM-dependent methyltransferase, producing the protein MEEKTERPSPDYGNWVPKRLLGLCAAVFFISAALLAASFLPCVRTSAALRAALWALRAVLAALCCLAAISFKILYRAHRDFSYSGGRLSDKILDYVVENLRWDGRGKILDIGCGGGALAVKIAKRFPEAEVTGLDYWGLKWDYCKEQCEKNAAIEGVGERIKFIRGDAAELPFKDGEFDAAVSNFVFHEVGSQPDKKLLVKEALRVVKPGGGFVFHDLFYRAGTYGSTSALEAYLLELGAADIRMKKTAGEIDMPEYLRGKIFLATGGMIYGTK; encoded by the coding sequence ATGGAGGAAAAAACGGAACGGCCGTCGCCTGACTACGGCAATTGGGTGCCCAAGCGCCTGCTCGGCCTCTGCGCGGCGGTCTTTTTTATCTCAGCCGCGCTGCTCGCCGCCAGCTTCCTGCCGTGCGTGCGGACGTCTGCCGCGCTACGCGCGGCGCTTTGGGCATTGCGCGCCGTTTTGGCGGCGCTCTGCTGCCTTGCGGCTATTTCTTTCAAGATTCTGTACCGAGCCCACAGGGATTTTTCTTATAGCGGCGGGCGCCTGTCGGACAAAATACTTGACTACGTGGTCGAAAACCTGCGCTGGGACGGGCGCGGCAAAATCCTGGATATCGGCTGCGGCGGCGGAGCCTTAGCGGTAAAGATCGCCAAGCGCTTCCCCGAGGCGGAGGTCACTGGGCTCGACTATTGGGGCTTGAAATGGGATTATTGTAAGGAACAGTGCGAGAAAAACGCCGCTATCGAAGGAGTCGGCGAGCGGATAAAGTTTATCCGTGGAGACGCGGCCGAACTGCCCTTCAAGGACGGAGAATTCGACGCGGCGGTCAGCAACTTCGTATTCCACGAGGTTGGAAGCCAGCCTGATAAAAAGCTGCTCGTAAAAGAGGCGCTGCGCGTCGTCAAGCCGGGCGGCGGCTTTGTCTTCCACGACCTCTTTTACCGCGCCGGCACATACGGGAGCACGTCGGCGCTGGAGGCGTATCTGCTGGAGCTGGGCGCCGCCGACATCCGTATGAAAAAGACGGCCGGCGAAATCGACATGCCGGAATACCTGCGCGGCAAAATTTTCCTTGCGACCGGCGGCATGATCTACGGGACGAAGTGA